A region from the Alnus glutinosa chromosome 5, dhAlnGlut1.1, whole genome shotgun sequence genome encodes:
- the LOC133868950 gene encoding uncharacterized protein LOC133868950 has product METLLEANEGCSLRDFSSYHFRSFECIEGPNAAEAWLTDIEVLFDTLSCTDEQKVRYVRLKLTREAGQWWSSRKVLLGDDVVITWEIFKVEYNRRFFPRAQRQLRAIEFQNLVQGNMTVEQYSARFMELARFAANLIPDEESKAE; this is encoded by the coding sequence GTTGTTCCCTTCGCGATTTCTCTTCCTACCATTTCCGTTCTTTTGAATGCATCGAAGGGCCAAATGCAGCAGAAGCTTGGCTTACGGATATAGAGGTATTGTTTGATACTCTCAGTTGCACGGATGAACAGAAGGTCCGATATGTTAGACTGAAGCTAACTAGAGAAGCTGGGCAATGGTGGAGTTCAAGAAAGGTGCTGCTAGGTGACGATGTAGTGATCACATGGGAGATATTCAAGGTTGAATACAACAGACGCTTTTTCCCTAGAGCCCAAAGGCAGTTGCGTGCTATAGAATTTCAGAACCTCGTTCAAGGTAATATGACTGTAGAACAATATTCTGCTAGATTTATGGAATTAGCCAGGTTTGCAGCCAACCTTATCCCTGATGAAGAATCGAAGGCAGAATGA